The following are encoded together in the Parabacteroides chongii genome:
- a CDS encoding glycoside hydrolase family 38 C-terminal domain-containing protein gives MKHQFIAGLLLWSTAALGTVQPDLLDVRVCNHYKYRSDKEAGREIVLTYRGNKNITGAKVEIFSKKGNETTVLRASRPDSIPVLLLPQIGLAKTDTIIASLQIEGEKVSREVVVPAMRHWTVYIYPHSHVDIGYTNTQENVEFIHKRNLDVAMDLAEKTANYPEDARFRWNPEVTWPIERYLNSESPEKKKKLIEAIKKGYISVDAGYVSTNTSASSDEELLQLFSFGKKMEKETGKEVKTMVQVDIPGVSWGVVSAANQLGISYCLSLFNGYDRTGLSPEMNFKPFWWIGPDGKSKVLFLQPGAYTPGALAKGKYFWPKLAGQTDRSKLIPVVKTDNPRENFIDSYLADMLPKLEKDKDYPYDVFPMTWCMADNTPIDVDLPDAVKSWNEEYAFPHVKICTATEMMQAFEKYADQLPTLQGDYTEYWTDGLGTSAEKTGESREVKDKLVQAEILWSMLQPGKEEPTNLIQEAWRNIILSTEHTWAYMAPAQQPISDNILATKLGYFDKAKELTDQVMEMAYNNIEDKSSDIVTVFNTNTWTQSGLVTLSKEIANSFQSLQDANGKYVVSQKLSTGELVFMAEEVPALGNKTFKLKKESHSNRLSESSGTTLDNGIVKVIVDPITGDVINLVYKGEEFVDSQALSALNSFRYLEGGNTSARALKDTEIKVSVGERGKLVNSLIVTSKAKGCNSLTREIRLTKGSASVEFNNVVDKQAVLEKEGIHFGFAFDVPQSKVRVNIPWGVMELEKDQLKAGNRNWITLQRWLNISNENKGITWCSMNACAFESGDITANIIGGADGSPKWIREIQPGSVIYSWALNNHWHTNFRLSQDGKISYKYRVLPHIGAYDVVRSNRFAMEQYRPLIAVQTQKEFRSKNAFSINGSDKIVLSNYQVINKGKSNTIRLLSLSDKEEQVVLQWAIRQPKSIYYYENGKKVKLPNKENQITVPAKGIMALNIEW, from the coding sequence ATGAAACATCAATTTATTGCAGGGTTGCTTTTATGGAGCACAGCAGCGTTAGGAACTGTTCAGCCGGATTTACTGGATGTTCGAGTGTGTAACCATTATAAATACCGGTCTGATAAAGAGGCTGGTCGTGAAATCGTTTTGACTTATCGGGGAAATAAGAATATAACCGGTGCAAAAGTTGAAATATTCTCAAAGAAAGGTAATGAAACAACTGTGTTACGGGCATCCCGGCCTGATTCTATTCCGGTTCTATTATTACCTCAGATCGGTTTGGCGAAAACCGATACGATTATTGCCAGTTTGCAAATCGAAGGGGAAAAAGTATCCCGAGAAGTAGTCGTTCCGGCAATGAGACATTGGACTGTTTATATTTATCCTCATTCTCATGTAGACATAGGCTATACAAATACGCAGGAAAATGTGGAGTTCATTCATAAACGAAATCTGGATGTAGCGATGGATTTAGCTGAAAAGACGGCTAATTATCCGGAAGATGCCCGTTTCCGTTGGAATCCGGAAGTCACCTGGCCGATCGAACGTTACCTGAATAGCGAATCACCGGAAAAGAAAAAGAAGCTGATTGAGGCAATAAAGAAAGGCTATATATCTGTCGATGCCGGTTATGTCAGTACAAATACAAGTGCCAGCAGTGATGAGGAATTGTTGCAACTCTTCTCTTTCGGTAAAAAAATGGAGAAAGAGACGGGTAAAGAGGTAAAAACAATGGTTCAGGTGGATATACCCGGTGTATCCTGGGGAGTTGTCTCTGCAGCTAATCAATTGGGTATTTCCTATTGCTTATCTCTATTTAACGGTTATGACCGGACAGGGCTTTCTCCGGAAATGAATTTCAAACCTTTCTGGTGGATAGGTCCGGATGGAAAGTCGAAAGTATTATTCTTACAACCAGGTGCTTATACTCCAGGTGCTTTGGCTAAGGGTAAATATTTCTGGCCTAAACTGGCAGGGCAAACCGATCGGTCTAAACTGATTCCTGTTGTTAAGACAGATAATCCAAGAGAAAACTTCATCGATTCTTATTTGGCAGATATGTTGCCTAAGCTAGAGAAAGATAAAGATTATCCGTATGATGTTTTCCCGATGACTTGGTGTATGGCCGATAACACGCCTATCGATGTGGATCTTCCCGATGCCGTCAAAAGCTGGAATGAAGAATATGCTTTTCCACATGTGAAAATCTGTACGGCAACGGAAATGATGCAAGCTTTTGAAAAGTATGCAGACCAATTGCCTACTTTACAGGGGGATTACACGGAATACTGGACGGACGGTCTGGGTACTAGTGCGGAAAAGACAGGAGAAAGTCGTGAGGTAAAAGACAAGTTGGTACAGGCCGAAATTTTATGGAGCATGTTACAACCAGGTAAAGAAGAACCTACTAATTTAATTCAGGAAGCATGGCGCAATATTATTTTAAGCACGGAACATACCTGGGCGTATATGGCACCGGCTCAACAGCCGATCAGTGATAATATCTTGGCTACCAAATTGGGTTATTTCGATAAAGCAAAAGAGTTGACCGATCAGGTAATGGAGATGGCTTATAATAATATAGAAGATAAAAGTTCGGATATTGTTACCGTATTCAATACCAATACATGGACACAAAGCGGATTGGTTACATTATCAAAAGAGATTGCAAACTCTTTTCAGTCGTTGCAGGATGCGAATGGTAAGTATGTTGTATCTCAAAAGCTATCTACTGGAGAATTGGTATTCATGGCAGAGGAAGTTCCGGCCTTGGGTAATAAAACATTCAAATTGAAAAAAGAATCGCACTCTAATCGTTTATCAGAATCGTCTGGTACAACATTGGATAATGGCATTGTAAAAGTTATTGTCGATCCCATAACAGGAGACGTGATTAACCTGGTATATAAAGGAGAAGAATTTGTTGATTCGCAGGCTCTTTCGGCCCTGAATAGTTTTCGGTATTTGGAAGGAGGTAATACTTCTGCTCGCGCATTAAAAGATACGGAGATAAAGGTTTCCGTCGGGGAAAGAGGTAAGCTGGTCAATTCATTGATTGTTACATCCAAAGCGAAAGGTTGTAATAGCCTGACACGTGAGATCCGGCTGACAAAAGGTTCTGCAAGTGTTGAGTTTAATAATGTAGTTGACAAGCAGGCCGTTTTAGAGAAAGAGGGTATTCATTTCGGTTTTGCGTTTGATGTTCCTCAAAGCAAGGTCAGAGTCAATATTCCTTGGGGAGTTATGGAGTTGGAAAAAGACCAGCTGAAGGCTGGAAACCGAAACTGGATTACTTTGCAGCGTTGGCTGAACATATCCAATGAGAATAAAGGTATAACTTGGTGTTCAATGAATGCATGTGCATTTGAAAGCGGAGACATCACGGCTAACATTATTGGTGGAGCTGATGGTTCTCCGAAATGGATCCGGGAAATCCAACCCGGTTCAGTAATTTATTCATGGGCTTTAAATAATCATTGGCATACGAATTTCCGTTTAAGCCAGGATGGTAAGATCAGCTATAAATATCGTGTTTTACCTCATATCGGTGCGTATGATGTAGTTCGTTCGAATCGGTTTGCGATGGAACAATATCGTCCGTTGATTGCTGTGCAGACTCAAAAAGAATTTAGGTCTAAAAATGCTTTCTCTATTAACGGTAGTGATAAAATTGTATTGTCTAATTATCAGGTAATCAATAAAGGAAAGTCCAATACGATTCGTTTGTTGTCTCTTTCTGACAAAGAAGAACAAGTTGTTTTGCAATGGGCTATAAGACAGCCTAAATCTATTTATTACTATGAAAATGGTAAAAAGGTCAAATTGCCCAATAAAGAAAATCAGATAACTGTTCCTGCTAAAGGAATTATGGCTTTGAATATAGAGTGGTAA
- a CDS encoding SusC/RagA family TonB-linked outer membrane protein — MIRRIMSVAMLIATLSPFCLEGTHAENSSMVVHQNKKQIRGSVLDESGQPLIGVNIGVKGTTSGTITDMDGKFNLDVSPNATLVISYIGYKTIEIKASDNLKITLKEDAEALDEVVVIGYGVARKSDLTGSVGNVSSEKIAERQVVNPIDALSGKIAGVVVNNNSSRPGGYLSVVVRGIGSIKASIDPLYVIDGVVGADISLINPNDIESMNVLKDASSIAIYGARGAAGVILVTTKRGKFSSGTTVSYNMNLGVAHMANKLDLLNSSEFMSLLNKSFENDGFEPVDWHKVNPNLFDTNGNPLYDTDWQDAATRTAFSHRHHVTLNTGSEKSRTTVSLGYQNEQGIMLENFYTRFNAKLTNDTKINDHISLSTSLNYNYSEENQIDNYAVGGVTPNRSMIEMFPVVPDYYADGSYGNFGDFLFPAAKKENGDYALNAAGKRVLDYDNLNPFWASSDGPIQVAKEIDRRHTNSHLLGNADLSIKIIDGLTLKSTVAAEVKMARDRFYSGKDLIEFSSSGANASIGMTHYVYWQSENFLTWDKQWGKHKLNLMGGASWNGAYSEYLGGSGTGFVTDFYKWNNLGVAEKAGIPSSSFTEWRMNSYYVRGNYSFDSKYLLTATGRYDGSSVFGKNNRYAFFPSMALAWVVKNEDFLQNVNAISNLKLRASIGQTGNAGIGAYSTLATIANTNVVFGDKEISKGMVQSGMPNADLKWETTTQYDFGVDVGFLDNRIMAELDWYWRDTKDLLLGKPVSYITGYGSVMANIGQIRNRGFEFTLNTHNIKGKDFNWYSTLLFSMNRNKVVKLTDDHSDIWDGGFIGINYNLIREGEALRTVYGLKRDGSGTWGTNEAEEAARYGKKPGDKKYIDRNNDGKIDYENDGFTLGNLYPDFEMSLSNTFSYKNFDLTLDIQGKSGNKAINLARMVCEQRGWYANSYASILNYWTPDNQNTMIERPRTTIGGNAQELQIDDDLIEDASYIRFKNLMVGYTVPASFANKLGARNLRVYANLENFLLITGYSGYDPETANMSGQGVEFFSYPKTMNFNFGLNVTF; from the coding sequence ATGATAAGAAGAATTATGAGTGTGGCTATGCTGATAGCTACTTTGTCGCCTTTCTGTCTGGAAGGTACACATGCTGAAAATAGTAGCATGGTTGTTCATCAGAACAAGAAGCAGATCAGAGGTTCTGTTCTTGATGAAAGCGGACAGCCTCTGATTGGTGTTAATATCGGAGTGAAAGGTACCACTTCAGGAACCATAACTGATATGGATGGTAAATTTAATTTGGATGTTAGTCCTAATGCGACATTAGTTATTTCGTATATAGGTTACAAAACGATTGAAATTAAGGCTAGTGATAATTTGAAAATCACCTTAAAGGAAGATGCGGAAGCCTTGGATGAGGTTGTTGTTATTGGATATGGTGTTGCCAGAAAGTCTGATTTAACCGGTTCAGTTGGGAATGTGTCTTCTGAAAAGATAGCTGAGCGGCAAGTTGTAAATCCTATAGATGCTTTGAGTGGAAAGATTGCGGGTGTGGTTGTTAATAACAATTCCAGTCGTCCGGGTGGATATTTATCTGTGGTTGTCAGAGGTATAGGATCTATTAAAGCGTCAATAGATCCCTTGTATGTTATCGATGGAGTTGTGGGGGCAGATATTTCTTTGATAAACCCGAATGATATAGAGTCGATGAACGTTTTAAAAGATGCTTCTTCCATTGCTATCTATGGTGCCCGTGGTGCAGCTGGGGTAATCCTTGTGACGACGAAGCGTGGTAAGTTTAGTAGCGGTACGACTGTATCTTATAATATGAATCTGGGGGTTGCCCATATGGCGAATAAACTGGATTTGTTGAACTCTTCAGAGTTTATGTCTTTATTGAATAAATCTTTTGAGAATGATGGTTTCGAACCGGTTGATTGGCATAAGGTGAACCCCAATTTATTTGATACAAATGGGAACCCGCTTTATGATACAGATTGGCAGGATGCTGCTACACGTACTGCTTTTTCGCATCGTCATCATGTGACATTAAATACGGGTTCTGAGAAATCTCGTACGACAGTGTCTCTGGGATATCAGAATGAGCAGGGTATTATGTTGGAAAACTTTTATACTCGTTTCAATGCAAAATTGACGAATGATACGAAGATAAATGATCATATATCATTGTCGACTTCATTGAATTATAATTATTCAGAAGAGAATCAGATCGATAACTATGCTGTGGGCGGCGTAACTCCGAATCGTTCTATGATCGAGATGTTCCCAGTTGTTCCTGATTATTATGCAGATGGTAGTTATGGAAACTTTGGTGACTTTTTATTCCCTGCGGCAAAAAAAGAAAATGGAGACTATGCTTTGAATGCAGCCGGTAAACGTGTGCTGGATTATGATAATCTGAATCCGTTTTGGGCAAGTTCAGATGGTCCGATACAAGTTGCTAAAGAGATAGATCGTCGTCATACCAACTCACATTTATTAGGGAATGCAGATCTTTCCATCAAAATTATTGATGGTTTGACTCTTAAGTCGACAGTTGCTGCCGAAGTCAAAATGGCGAGAGACCGTTTTTATTCAGGGAAGGATTTGATTGAATTTTCCTCTTCCGGAGCAAATGCCAGTATTGGAATGACTCATTATGTGTATTGGCAGTCGGAAAATTTCTTGACATGGGATAAACAGTGGGGAAAACATAAATTAAATTTGATGGGTGGTGCTTCCTGGAATGGTGCCTATTCTGAATATTTAGGTGGTTCCGGTACCGGCTTTGTTACAGATTTCTACAAATGGAATAATTTGGGAGTGGCAGAGAAAGCGGGTATACCGAGTTCCAGCTTTACCGAGTGGAGAATGAATTCTTATTATGTAAGAGGAAATTATTCATTTGATAGTAAGTACTTGTTGACTGCTACTGGACGTTATGACGGGTCTTCTGTTTTTGGTAAAAATAATCGTTATGCATTCTTCCCGTCTATGGCGTTGGCGTGGGTGGTAAAAAATGAAGATTTTTTACAAAATGTGAATGCAATCTCTAATTTGAAATTGCGTGCAAGTATAGGACAGACCGGTAATGCCGGAATTGGCGCTTATTCTACATTAGCCACAATCGCTAATACCAATGTTGTTTTTGGAGATAAAGAGATAAGCAAGGGTATGGTACAATCAGGAATGCCGAATGCCGATTTGAAATGGGAAACTACCACACAGTATGATTTCGGGGTAGATGTAGGTTTCCTGGATAACCGTATTATGGCTGAATTGGATTGGTATTGGAGAGATACAAAGGATTTGTTGCTGGGCAAACCTGTTTCTTATATAACCGGTTATGGTTCGGTTATGGCTAATATTGGACAAATCAGAAATCGCGGTTTTGAATTTACATTGAATACTCATAATATTAAAGGGAAAGACTTCAATTGGTATTCAACGTTGTTGTTTAGTATGAACCGAAATAAGGTAGTCAAATTGACGGATGACCATTCCGATATTTGGGATGGTGGCTTTATCGGTATCAATTATAATCTGATTCGTGAAGGTGAGGCATTGCGTACAGTTTATGGTTTGAAGCGTGACGGTTCTGGAACATGGGGTACCAATGAGGCAGAAGAGGCAGCTCGTTATGGGAAAAAACCGGGCGATAAGAAGTATATAGATCGGAATAATGACGGAAAGATCGATTATGAGAATGATGGATTTACTTTAGGAAATCTGTATCCGGATTTTGAAATGAGTCTTAGTAATACGTTCTCGTATAAAAATTTTGATTTGACCTTGGATATTCAAGGTAAAAGTGGAAATAAGGCAATCAATTTGGCCCGTATGGTATGTGAACAAAGAGGTTGGTATGCGAACAGTTATGCGAGTATCTTGAATTATTGGACACCGGATAATCAAAATACGATGATAGAACGTCCACGTACTACCATCGGTGGAAATGCTCAGGAATTGCAGATTGACGACGACCTGATTGAAGATGCTTCTTACATTCGTTTTAAGAATTTAATGGTCGGTTATACAGTTCCTGCTTCTTTTGCCAATAAATTGGGGGCTAGAAACCTTCGGGTATATGCAAATTTGGAAAACTTTTTGTTGATTACCGGTTATTCCGGTTATGATCCTGAAACTGCGAATATGTCAGGACAAGGAGTTGAATTCTTTTCTTATCCTAAGACAATGAATTTTAATTTCGGTTTGAATGTTACTTTTTAA